A single window of Nicotiana sylvestris chromosome 3, ASM39365v2, whole genome shotgun sequence DNA harbors:
- the LOC138887657 gene encoding uncharacterized protein, with protein sequence MQHVEDLSKQFKSVEFRKGMITAILLRWNQMFNHGIMISRDLRTKEYPEQASGDQKRTIRRLASGFFLSGEVLYKRTPDLNLLRCVDVEEARRIMYEVHAGVHGDLIHAPPTELHPMSAPWTSVAWAMDVIGPIEPKASNGHRFILVAIDYFTKWVEAITLKAVTKKAVITYQNSTPYWPKANGVVEAANKNIKKILTKMIQSSRQWHEKLSFALLGYRTTVRTLVGANPYLLVYGIEAVIPAEVEILSLWIIVEAEIEDSEWVKTHLEQLTLIDEKQMAAASHGQLYQQRMARAYNKKVRPRNFEVGQLVLRRILPHH encoded by the exons atgcaacatgtggaagatcttagcaagcagttcaagtcagtcgagttcag GAAAGGTATGATTACTGCAATACTGTTGAGGTGGAACCAAATGttcaaccatggtatcatgatatcaagagatttGAGAACTAAAGAATATCCAGAGCAAGCCAGTggggaccaaaagagaaccattagacggctTGCAAgcggtttcttcttgagcggtgaggtcttgtacaaaaggactccagatctcaacttgttaagatgtgttgatgtCGAAGAGGCtagaagaatcatgtatgaagtgcacgcagga GTacacggtgacctgattcatgcaccgcctacagaactgcatcctatgtcagcaccATGGACATCCGTTGCCTGGgctatggatgtcattgggccgatcgagccaaaagcttcaaatgggcatagattcatattggttgccatcgactactttacaaagtgggttgaagcaattactctcaaagctgtcactaagaaagcagtg atCACGTATCAGAACTCTACCCCTTATTGGCCCAAGGCTAATGGTGTtgtcgaagcagcaaacaagaacatcaagaagattctgacaaagatgatccaaagttccaggcaatggcatgaaaagctgtcgtttgcattgttgggatatcgcacaactGTGCGCACATTAGTCGGAGCAAACCCATATCTTTTAGTTTATGGCATTGAAGctgtgatacccgcagaagttgaaatcctcTCTCTTTGGATCATTGTGGAAGCTGAGATTgaggacagtgagtgggtcaaaacccatctgGAACAGTTGACCCTAATTGATGAAAAGCAAATGGCCGCAGCCTCCCACGGGCAgctgtatcaacaaagaatggcccgtgcctacaacaagaaagtacggcctaggaactttgaagtggggcaactcgttttgagGCGTATTCTCCCTCACCAttag
- the LOC138887658 gene encoding uncharacterized protein yields MVDGGSGVDICPLSTLQRMEIRTERIRPSNVCMHAFDSIKRDTIGEIDLILTIGPVDFEVTFQVLYMDISYNFLLGKPWIHKARAVPSTLHQMVKFEYEDQKIVVHGEDEQLIYRDPSVPCLEAREGSEHIVYQPFELVVANQCKEGSPCP; encoded by the coding sequence ATGGTGGATGGTGGATCAGGAGTTgatatctgccctctctcaactttgcaaagaatggagattAGGACTGAGAGAATCAGGCCTAGCAATGTCTGTATGCATGCCTTTGAtagcatcaagagagataccataggTGAGATCGATTTAATTTTGACTATTGGTCCTGTGGATttcgaggtgacctttcaggtcctaTACATGGACATTTcttataatttcctcttgggaaaACCTTGGATTCACAAGGCAAGGGCCGTACCttccactctccaccagatggtgaaatttgaatatgAAGACCAGAAAATTGTGGttcatggagaagacgagcagttaatttaccgggacccatcagtcccatgtcttgaagcTAGGGAAGGTagtgaacatatagtctatcaaCCTTTCGAGTTGGTGGTCGCAAATCAATGTAAGGAGGGAAGCCCTTGTCCTTAG